In the genome of Botrytis cinerea B05.10 chromosome 5, complete sequence, one region contains:
- the Bcgas2 gene encoding Bcgas2, whose product MFSKSVARAGLIASLAITTVNAIATISVTGSKFFTSDGDQFFVKGVAYQLTEADPLIDTNQCQLDASLMKTLGANAIRVYHVDPSGDHSGCMTAFADAGVYLFLDLDTFNTAITPTDATWNESQYTAFSKVMDAFAKFDNTLGFFVGNEVIATNNQSLAAPFIKAAARDMKAYRASKGYREIPVGYSAADIAELRPMLQNYLACGTNSSEAIDFFGLNAYEWCGDSDFSTSGYKTLNTYAEGYNIPIFFSETGCNTVKPRTFQDQAAILGSDMDDQWSGAIVYEWIEEANDYGLISYGPTVAATAVATNVAGGFSRGGTPTPVSPDFANLQSQWSTLTPTGVASSAYSPTLTPPACPSSTSGGWLVDGDVKLPSIGQKEATGTATTTSGSASTTGSATGSAASATSTKKGSASGGKEITGMSVGLAAVMFGFMYWL is encoded by the exons ATGTTTTCAAAGTCCGTTGCCAGAGCTGGCTTGATTGCCAGTCTAGCTATCACTACCGTCAACGCCATTGCCACAATCTCTGTAACCGGCTCGAAATTCTTTACAAGTGATGGTGATCAATTCTTCGTCAAAG GTGTCGCATACCAGTTGACCGAAGCTGATCCTTTAATCGATACTAATCAATGCCAACTGGATGCCTCTTTGATGAAAACCTTGGGCGCAAATGCCATTCGCGTTTACCACGTTGACCCTTCAGGGGATCACTCTGGGTGTATGACAGCTTTCGCAGATGCTGGGGTTTACCttttcttggatttggatacTTTCAACACCGCAATTACTCCA ACTGATGCAACCTGGAACGAAAGTCAATACACCGCATTCAGTAAAGTAATGGATGCTTTCGCCAAATTCGATAACACTCTAGGATTCTTTGTGGGAAATGAGGTTATTGCTACGAACAACCAATCTTTAGCGGCGCCATTTATCAAAGCCGCTGCGAGGGATATGAAGGCATACAGAGCTTCGAAAGGATATCGTGAAATTCCCGTTGGTTACTCTGCGGCAGATATTGCGGAATTACGTCCTATGCTTCAAAATTATCTTGCTTGCGGCACCAACAGTTCCGAGGCTATCGATTTCTTCGGTTTAAACGCATATGAATGGTGTGGCGATAGTGATTTCTCTACCTCTGGTTACAAAACCCTCAATACTTACGCTGAGGGTTATaatattccaattttcttctcaGAGACCGGATGCAACACCGTCAAACCCAGAACATTCCAGGATCAAGCAGCAATTCTCGGTTCGGATATGGATGATCAATGGTCTGGCGCAATTGTTTATGAATGGATCGAAGAGGCCAATGATTATGGATTGATCAGTTATGGACCAACTGTTGCAGCTACTGCTGTCGCAACAAATGTTGCAGGTGGATTTTCTCGCGGCGGAACTCCAACGCCCGTTTCTCCAGATTTCGCCAATCTCCAAAGTCAGTGGTCAACTTTGACTCCAACTGGTGTTGCAAGCTCTGCTTATTCCCCAACTCTTACACCACCTGCTTGCCCTTCATCAACCTCCGGAGGCTGGTTGGTTGATGGTGATGTAAAATTGCCATCTATTGGTCAGAAAGAAGCAACTGGCACTGCCACGACAACTTCTGGATCAGCATCCACTACCGGAAGCGCAACTGGATCAGCTGCATCTGCAACCTCAACAAAGAAGGGTAGCGCATCCGGTGGTAAAGAGATTACTGGCATGAGTGTAGGATTAGCCGCAGTTATGTTCGGTTTCATGTACTGGCTATAG